The stretch of DNA gtGCATTCTTTGGTTGCTATTTCACTGCAtttaccctgctgcctttctcttggcttaactgaaggctcatGTGCTCTGGCAGCGTCTACAGCCTGAGATATTTTGAGCTTGTCCTTTcctattagagctttctgtacatcaggatgtgcagaaccccaaatgagctgatttatcagtattttctggctgcattttcaatcttgttacaaaattgtcaataggctcatctaattcctgtctgaggccttgaaattcatatcggtacatccgatgatttgattttggctggagataggtgctgaatttttcaaagattttgtctgggtttctgctgtccttttTATTCATCTCCCAGCTACTaaacaaatttaatcctttatctccagctcaCAGAAGGATTATAACTGACCCTCTCTTCTTCATTCGTCCCTTTTAGAAAACTACAGAATGTCAATCTGCActattgtttaaacttctcaaatgcctctacgacaaAATCATCTTCCCAGTttattatgggctgtagctgtgtaTTCATTGCTGTGCCAGCTGACATTTAATTTTTTTGTTTTTGCATGGTTcactctgtttttctttctctctctggcactaatttcagcagaaaggtcagagacctgaaaaagtaactctgtgtctctcttcacagatgctgcctgacctgctgagtatttccagcacttcctatttttatttcagatttccagcatctgtagtattttgctttcattttcccttcagaatcttacatgtttcaataagataacttctcattcttctaaactccaatgagtataggcccaactttcccaatctttcctcataaggcaaccccttcatcgctagggaaccttctctgaactgcttccgatgcaagtatatcccaccttaagtaaggtgaccaaacctgtacacagtacactaggtgcagtctcatcaatgtcctgtacagttgagcaagacttccctacttttatactcaatccctcttgcaataaaggtcaacgttccatttgccttcctaattgcttgctttactTGCAtcttaacattttgtgattcatgcacaaggattcCCAAATCCCCCAGTACTgcagcatactgcagtctctctgcATTGTTAAGACCCAGTGAGAAAAAGGTCTaggcttccctttcagccttcacctggtgttactgtaacagggtttaattttaaacacactgtgcttttagctcccccttgctgaatccttgttcactgctttccaattataaggcaaagaaaccagcacaaacaggttttcttaggtttatacaagaaaagttgaaatttatgaaacttgagcttaaactctaattcagttaacgcctacggatacacggtatgcccacgctagcatgcatacgcgatacacacatgcaaatagagacagaaaagagcagaagaaaaaaataaagtggacaagtttgaggcaatatctgaagagtttttgttatgcttcttcgagctcactgtagagtccttgattgtaggtagttcttgctttttgttggggcccagtattcttcttaaaccttgttcactgtaggagacttttctctcttggggttcatgtgtcttcagtatattcagaggcatgtgagaaagagatgggagtggacaggagagatcttctcagtccaggagcagtctttctgagttcaaactctctgtggctagatcAAAAgaacctggaacagccagttagtcatgtgaccagttggtctaaccagtcctggaatatatcaccttagcagtctctggaatgctcctcttacacacaatacctggtgatcaaggtccattgtgggttgaatgtatcagggaatggtcctttgtccttccaagcactgtctgttaatatgcaaatgtcttttccagccacggctgatctgtttaacaagacaTTTCCTCACACCAGCAGCagtttaagatcaatgttcatgaaaaaattaatgtacctcattcttggcaggtgggggcctagcatgacaccatgtaaataatattctgcttttttattcttcctgccaacgtgGATAATCTCATACATTTTCACACATTACACTTCTTATGCCAAATTTTTgttcattcacttaacctatctatattatgTCTTTTTGCAGATACTTTGTGTCCTccacacaacttgctttcctacttccTTGTATCATCCACAAGtttggctacaatatactcggtcccttcgtccaagtcattcaTAAAGATCATAtgtatttgaggccccagcactgatccctgtggcactccactagtcacagtttgccaacctgaaaaagccccatttatcccaactctctgtttcctgttagttagccaatcctctatcatggAGGATGACCATCGACTACAGGCTGCAAAATGAGAATTTGGCCTCTTGCTACCACACAGTAGATGTTGTGGGAGGATTGGTGGCCCAGATTCCCACGTCAGCTCAAGTATTCAGTGTTTTTGACATTTTAAATGGGTTTTGGTCCATCCCAGTGAGACGGGAAGACCAGTATAAATTTGTGTCACGTTTAAAGAACAACTGTATAGCTGGATGTATCTGCTGCAAGGGTTCCATAATACCTCTATATTTTCCACCAATGTATGGCACGGGCCATCCAAGGTTTCAGCCAGCCGATCCAATTGATACAGTATGTAAATGATTTACTGCTATTTACAGAGGAAGAGGAACAACACAAGCAATTATTAGGGGAACTATTGGGATTGTTAGAGGAAGCAGGACTTAAGGTGAATCTTAGGAAGGCCCAAATAGGTCAGGAGAAAGTGCAGTTCCTGGGGCTTATCCTATCCTCTGGAGAAAAAGGAATCGATGCTGCTAAACAACAAGCGGTGCAGGATCTGCCACTACTGATGAATGCGCATGGGTTGGGATCCTTTTTTGGTTTGACAGGGTATTGCCGAGAGTTTATTGAGGACTATGCAACAGTCACCAAGTCCCTCCAGGTACTGCTGAGGAAGGGAGTAGATTGGAAGCTGGAGGAGGAACATCAGAAAGCCTTTAAAGAGACTAAACGATGTCTCCAGACAGCCTCCACTTTGGGAACAGTAGACCCCTCCCTACCCTTCCAACTGAAGTCGCAGCATTTGACGCCAGCCTTAGCGCTGTGCTGTTGCAAGAATGGAATGGGAAATTGAGACCGGTGTGGTATGTGTCCAGGGTATTAACTGAGATGGAAAGGGCCTACTCTCTTTGTGAGAGGCATCTATTAACTACCTATTGGATGGTGAAGCATTTTGAGATATTCACCGGAGAACAACTGGTCACTCTGCTCACATGTCGCATCTCTACCAGGCTGCTGCTTGAGGGAAGGATCCAGGATGGTACAGTTATTAGTGCTAAGATAGCTAGGTGGACCTTGCTGCTGTGAGTCAAGCCAGGACAACCATGAAATGTTTGTCAGAGCCCAAACTGACAGTGAACTGCTGTATACTGGGAAACAGCACACATATACAGTGGAATGAAATGGGACTCTAAGTGAGCTTTAGAGCAGTAATACACCCTAATGGTCGAGACATTTACATTGATAGATCAAGTTATGTAGAAAAGAGTGAGAGGAAGGCAGGATGTGGGATATATGATCCCGAAAGGCAAGTGGAAATGAAGCTGAAACTACCTGTGAGCATTAGTGCCTAGCAAGCAGAGCTGGCATTGCATTGTTAATATGTTACTGCACGGGATgagtgacccattatatgcagataacttggtaGTCGACAGTTGTTTCATTGATTTCCAAGGAATCCGGTACAAATCTTTGAAGATTTATTcatgcctctgggcttcagctctcaggtctcactgtctcaggctccctctctcagaTCACTCCtcgttctgtaaaagaccagaacagcacctcctcccctcactgcactgaattcccacactgACCAAGTTCCCGAGCAGGCCTTAGTCAAGTTTATGAAGAAAAATTGGACAGGTtgtgtctgtatccattggagtttagaagaatgagaggtgattttattgaaacatataagatcctgaggggacttgacagggtggatgctgaaaggatgtttcccgttgtgggagagactaggactaggggacacagtttgcaaataaggggttgcctatttaagatggagatgaggagaatttttttctctcagagggttgtgagtctttggatctctattccccagagagcagcataggcaaggtcattgaatatttttaaggcagaggtagataaatttttgactaacaagggagtcaaaggatatcaggGGTAGGCtagaaagtggagtagaggccacaatcagattagcaatgatcttattaaatggtggcgcaggctcaaaatggccgaatggcctaatcctgctcctaattcgtatgttcataatctCATATATACGTATGAGCTAAACTTTTTGCTACTTCATGTCGTTCAGcaaggtgggactgcacttgcctggttccattcttatctatctaatcgtagccagagtatcacttccaATGACTTATCTCTCCGCtcgtgcactgttacctctggtgtcccccaagaatctattttTGAATCCCTTCAATTTTTCATCGACATGATGCCCAAAGATGACATCACCTGGAAACACATCAGGTTCACTTGTGTGCTGACATCACCTAGTTCTAACTCACCACTCTTGAACCttccactgtttctaaattgtcacactgcttatccaacatccagtactgaatgagcagcaatttcctccaatcGAGTATTAAGAGAACtggagccattgtctttggtccctgccacaaattccattccctgtgcactctttgcaaccttgatgtcatagtTGGCCCTGAGATCagcttctgactacatatctgtgccatcactaatacCTCCATAACATCGCTCGACTCCACCCCGTttcagtttatctgctgctgaatcctttgactcttccaatgcactcctgtccagcctcccacattctatcctccatgaacttgaggccatccaaagctTTGCTGCCCGTGTTCTAATTTGCACCAGGTCCTatttacccatcatccctgtgctcacagatctacattggctcccagttacagcacctcaactttaaaattctcatcctccttttcaaatcccttcatggcctcacacctccctatccctgtaatctcctccagctccacaactctctgagataccagcactcatctgattctggcctcttgagcatccccaattttaattgctccaccatttgttGCCATCCATCTCTTCAGCTGTCAAGatgctaatctctggaattccatccctaaacctctctgcctcttgacctctctttaagatgcttcttaaaacctacctctttcatcagccctaatatctccttacgcagctcggtgtctaattttgttttataatgctcctatgaagtgccttgggacattttattccattaaaggctgtatataaatacaagttgctgttgtaacCATCTTCTCAACACATGCAGCACTTCCCCAAATTCAACCCCCAGTGGGATCTTGTCCTCTTTAAAAATAATCACGGGTCGGAATCATTTTGGGATCCCGACACTGCAGTTGTCAGCAACGCACATAAATGGACAGTTATtcaaattggctacctgccactgcaGGTGGGTAGCCCTTCTGGTGTCACCCTGTCTCTTGCAAGGACAGTTGGAGGTGGAAACCTGTCAGCCCACCGATCTGACACCTTCCTTTCCAATGTTCCTCCCAGTCCTGCCTTCAAGCATGGCTTGACAGgattgggaaaattctgcccaaacAGAACCAGTAGAAAGTAATCAGGAACTAACCTTCAAGTTGTTGATGATTTCTTTAAGTAGCAGTGGCTGGGGTGGGGGTGTTTCCTGCTGTTGAAAACATGTTCAGCTGTGAAAGGTGAAGAGAGGGTGTTAGCGAGTGGCGTGGTGGAAATTGGCAGCATTGTTGTTAAATCAGCTGACatgctgactgatgtcacaatctgcttACTCTGCATACTGCCAGCACATGCCCCTAATACCCGCACCATTTCCCTCACCAAGATGGAGTTCTTTGTCTCTATGCCGCAAATGTACATGTGTGATGTGGACCCCATTTTAGCAGCAAAATCACATACGTAGTGCTGAAGCTGTGGGCACTACAGAGCCCCATTTTGCGGCCTATGAGTCTATGCTACATTCGTTTCCAACTTTTTCCCTCCTATAAAATAACTAATTCATAGATTGGAGCTGAGACATTGGAAAGTTATTGATTATTTTTAGTATACTACACCACTGAAAGTCTCCTTATAATTGCAATGTACAAGAATGTTTTTTCTTGTATTCTTAGGAAAATTAATGAAGCGCTTTGCCAATAACTAAATCTGAACCTTTGTTCAGATTGTTACACATAAAACCAAAACCACTGTTCAAGTAGCTTCATTCTATTTTTTTTCATTTATACTGAAACAATGGAGAAATATCTAGACTATCTCCTGGGATATGGCTCTTCCTGTATATACCAAGACACATACAAATGTGCCATTTATTATAATTGTATTGAATTGCAAGCAATGGAATCAGAACTGTCAATCTATTTTAAGCAGGTATTTGTAATAACAAATGTATCCAGTTCAAGGTAGAACTTCATAGACTTCTTTCGATTTTGGCCAGAAGCAGAGAAAGGTTTGTTATCATGGGAGGCTTGTAATAAAGCTGGTTTCTTATAATGAAGTTGACTGTAGATCTTATTTGCACATCTAAAGATAATTCATCCCTGCAAGTTATACACAAATTTTACAGGACTGTAACTAGAGAGAGCAAAGGAGTAGAGATCATCAATTATTCAGGTTCAATATCTGACTTATTAATGTATTATGCATAATTGGAGAACCAGTGAAACATTTTTCCACTTGGTAACACAAAAATTGAAAACCTAAAAGCAGTGGGTAAGATGGGAGTACCCACAAGGTAGGGAAAAACAAGATTTCCCACCATCAATACACTGTTGAGGTTAGGTTAATTGAaattgtcaaaactgagattgatagatttttgttaagccatGATACAGAACCAagacgggtagatggagttaagatatggTTCAgttatgatttaattgaatggtggaatagactTGAGGGGTTGATACTCCAGTTCCTGTTTCATGCTTTTCCACAGTATTTGGTATTTGTTAACAATTTTTTTTCTACTTGATTATACAACCTATTATCTATGAAGTATCGTATTGAGTATGAAGAAGGTGTAGCTGGAGAAATGGGTTGATTTGAACTGTTCCCACTGGGTTGGAAACTGACTGCAATGGGTCAGCTGCCAATTTTATGGCTTACTGTTCCTTTCTGTTGATTTCAATTGTAACCAAATTTATCTTTCAAACTCCACTCAATACTCCTTTCCATTGTATTCCTGATGGGAACAGTTAAAATTAACCCCAGTACTTAAGTTATGGACACAGCCAATATTCCAACTGTTAGTGCAGCAGAATAAAAACAATGAACAAAAGAGGAAGGAATGACATGTCATGTTCAAGTATAAGTGCATGTAAAACCTAATTTACTTAAACTCCTGCTGGAAGAATTTCAGCCATGTTTATGAAGCCAAGGGAGTACAAATATACTTGATTATGTTACATTTCTTTCAATCTATATTTTTTAATGTTAGTACAAAGGCCATTTTCAgtgtaacattcctgtgaagtctaCTGTGCTGAATAATATTTTAAAGATAATGGTGACCATGTTATCAATGCAATGTAATGACAACATCAAAAATACGATAGGGAAATGCTGAGAATACAGTTGGTTGCTGCATGAATCTTTGAAGGTCCAAACGCAAATAAAGTGTTTGGATgtactgccaggccaattaaacccAAAATAAGAAATCCTAATTGCCTCACTGCTTTTTTcactttatataaatcacttggatcttGGAAAACAGAGTAGCAACtaaaactttgctgatgacaccaaacttggaggtaaagcaaacagtgaggatgatatgaaccggctgcaataggacatagataggtgagcagaatgggcagagaggtggcagatggaatttgatactgacaagtgcaaggtgatgcattttggcagaagtaatAGGGAGaagtaatatatacttaatagcacagttctaaagagtgtgcagaaacaaagggacctggggatgcatgtgcatcgatttttgaaagtggcaggacatattgggagaatGGTTGGTAAAaaaatatggaatcttgggcttcataaacagaggcattgagtacaaaagcaggaaagtcatGCTGAACAttcataaaactctggttaggccccaactggagtattgtgtccagttctggtcaccacactttaggaaggatatgaaggtccttgagagggtgcagaggagatttaccagaatggtgttccaaggatgggagattttagttacatggttaggttagaaaaactggagttgttctccttgcagcaaaggagattgagggtagatttaatagaagagtacaagattatgacaggcttagctaagttagtcaaggaaaaactgttcctattaaccaatgctacaaggactaggggacgcagattgaaagttttgggcaaaatatGCAGGggtaatatgaggaagaacttttttatgccgcAAGTAGTAATGGTCtgcaacttgctgcccacaagggtggtggaagtggagacaatcaatgacttaaaggggaaattggatgggcactcgaaGGAAATAGACGCAGGGCTACAGAGCTCGAGcggggtagtgggactgactgTGTAGCTGCGTGGAGAGCTGGTAAGGACTCAttggaccaaatagcctccttctgtgccgtaaatgtctCTATGACTATATGAATGTACAAGGCACTCACTGTATGGTAATGTTAAGGTTAGattcagagaatgatacagcacaaaaggaggccattcagcccattttgtctgtgcttgctctttgaaacagctatccaattagtcctattcccCTACCTTATCTCATAGACCTGCAATGTTTCTTCCCCTCAAGATTTTATCCTGATTCCCTTTTACAAGTTCTtggtgaatctgcttccatcaccctctcaggcaatgcattcaagATCATAAAGATTTGCTGcgtaaaaatattctcctcattttGCTGCTTCATTTAGAATACATTGGCCCAGAATTTCATCAAACTGTACAACTGAGCAGGTTGCGCTGATATTTATGTCAATCATTCCAATGTGCTGAAATTTCCTGAGATTGTCATTAATATACATTTGAATGTAAAAAACAGCATAAAGACaacggaaataaaaacaaaaagttctggaaatactcagcaggtctggcagcatctgtggagagtgagtctgggggattaataatggataataaggagatggcagatgaattgaacagatattttgcatcggtcttcacttttgaggatataagtaacatctcagtattagccgtaagtcaggaaattgaagggagggaggaacgcaagaaaattacaatcaccagggaagtggtacagaacaaattgttggagctgcaggctgacaagtccccggatcctgatggacttcatcctagggtgttaaaagaagtggctagagagATAGCTAATGcggtagttttaattttccaaaattctctagattcggggaaggtcccgttagattggaaaatagcgaatgtaactcctttattcaaaaagggagggagacagaaagcaggaaaaaacaggccagttagcttaacatctatcttagggaaaatgttagaagctacttTTTTACTactattaaagatgttgtagcaggagacttagaaaaaaatcaaggtaatcaggcagagtcaacatggttttgtggaaaggaaatcatgtttaactaatttattggagttctttgagggagttacatgtgctgtggataaaggggaaccgatg from Heterodontus francisci isolate sHetFra1 chromosome 11, sHetFra1.hap1, whole genome shotgun sequence encodes:
- the LOC137375029 gene encoding uncharacterized protein; translation: MQLYGSYVSHVLKLIVDFQEEEEQHKQLLGELLGLLEEAGLKVNLRKAQIGQEKVQFLGLILSSGEKGIDAAKQQAVQDLPLLMNAHGLGSFFGLTGYCREFIEDYATVTKSLQVLLRKGVDWKLEEEHQKAFKETKRCLQTASTLGTVDPSLPFQLKSQHLTPALALCCCKNGMGN